In a single window of the Mucilaginibacter defluvii genome:
- a CDS encoding CocE/NonD family hydrolase, which translates to MKKRYTIALCLLLLAFGIPGLQAQSVNPDAEYVKANYQKFEYQIPMRDGVKLFTSVYVPKDRTKKYPFMMDRTPYSVAPYGTDKYKGSLGPSPLFLKDGYIFVYQDVRGRWMSEGIYEEMTPELEKHKTKKDVDEGTDTYDTIDWLLKNVAGNNGKVGVWGISYPGFYTTTALLSRHPALAAASPQAPIADLYRDDAFHNGAFMLVANFGFYPGFTNRQDDKPTQRRGSRVDFGTEDGYKFFLEMGSMRNSNVKYFKDTIRLWNEMMDHPNHDKHWQDRNVLTHLHDIKTAVLVTGGWYDAEDLYGGINTYKVLAKNNPKTPVYWAIGPWVHGGWARGAGDHLGDVEFGGETSPFYRESIEFKFFSHYLKGTGDFNLPKINAFETGVNKWNTYTTWPPKEAAEKNLYFLPNGKLSFTAPAAGESFDEFVSDSNKPVPFINGISTDMNREYMTADQRFAAQRPDVLVYQTDVLADDITLAGDIWANLKVSTTGTDADWIVKVIDVYPDSASSNKFTGKGVVMSGYQQMVRSEAMRGKFRNSFEKPEPFKPGEITPVNFELQDVLHTFKKGHRIMVQVQSTWFPLIDRNTQQFQDIMKAKDSDFKKATHKVYTSKSSPSFLKVRVIEKK; encoded by the coding sequence ATGAAAAAACGCTACACCATAGCTTTATGCCTGCTGCTTTTAGCTTTCGGCATACCGGGCCTACAGGCTCAATCTGTTAATCCTGATGCCGAGTATGTAAAAGCCAACTACCAAAAATTTGAGTACCAGATACCCATGCGCGATGGGGTTAAACTGTTTACCTCAGTGTATGTGCCTAAGGATAGAACGAAAAAATATCCTTTCATGATGGACCGCACACCTTACAGCGTTGCGCCTTATGGTACCGATAAATACAAGGGTAGCCTTGGCCCTTCGCCGCTGTTTTTAAAGGATGGGTACATATTTGTTTACCAGGATGTGCGTGGCCGCTGGATGAGCGAGGGCATTTATGAAGAAATGACACCCGAACTTGAAAAGCACAAAACTAAAAAGGATGTTGACGAGGGAACCGACACGTACGACACCATTGACTGGCTGCTGAAAAACGTTGCCGGTAATAACGGCAAGGTGGGCGTTTGGGGCATCTCCTACCCCGGCTTTTATACCACAACGGCTTTATTGAGCCGTCACCCGGCATTAGCGGCCGCATCGCCGCAGGCACCCATTGCTGATCTGTATCGCGATGATGCTTTCCACAACGGCGCGTTTATGCTGGTTGCCAACTTTGGGTTTTACCCCGGTTTTACCAACCGCCAGGATGATAAGCCAACCCAGCGCCGCGGCAGCCGGGTTGATTTTGGTACCGAGGATGGTTATAAATTCTTTTTGGAAATGGGTTCGATGCGTAACAGTAACGTGAAGTATTTTAAAGATACTATCCGCCTGTGGAACGAGATGATGGATCATCCTAACCATGATAAACACTGGCAGGACAGGAATGTATTAACCCACCTGCACGATATAAAAACGGCCGTGCTGGTTACCGGAGGCTGGTATGATGCGGAGGATCTGTACGGTGGCATCAATACCTATAAAGTGTTAGCTAAAAACAACCCGAAAACACCGGTGTACTGGGCCATTGGCCCTTGGGTACACGGCGGCTGGGCACGCGGCGCAGGTGATCATTTAGGTGATGTAGAATTCGGGGGCGAAACCAGCCCCTTTTATCGCGAGAGCATAGAGTTTAAATTCTTTAGCCATTACCTCAAAGGCACCGGCGATTTTAATCTGCCTAAAATAAACGCCTTTGAAACCGGCGTCAACAAGTGGAACACTTACACTACCTGGCCGCCAAAAGAGGCTGCCGAGAAAAACCTGTACTTTTTACCCAACGGCAAATTATCCTTCACGGCACCCGCTGCCGGGGAGAGTTTTGACGAGTTCGTGTCAGACTCGAACAAGCCCGTACCATTTATTAACGGCATTAGCACGGATATGAACCGTGAGTACATGACTGCCGATCAGCGTTTTGCAGCACAACGCCCTGATGTACTGGTTTACCAAACCGATGTATTGGCGGATGATATTACCCTAGCCGGTGATATTTGGGCCAACCTAAAAGTATCAACCACAGGTACCGATGCTGACTGGATTGTGAAGGTAATTGATGTTTACCCGGACTCGGCAAGCAGCAACAAGTTCACCGGAAAAGGTGTGGTAATGTCGGGCTACCAGCAAATGGTGCGCAGCGAGGCTATGCGCGGCAAGTTCCGTAACAGCTTTGAAAAACCTGAACCTTTTAAGCCCGGAGAGATCACGCCTGTAAACTTTGAGTTGCAGGATGTGCTGCACACCTTTAAAAAGGGGCACCGCATTATGGTACAGGTACAAAGCACCTGGTTCCCGCTTATTGACAGAAACACGCAGCAGTTTCAGGATATTATGAAAGCTAAGGATAGCGACTTTAAAAAGGCTACACACAAAGTTTATACATCGAAATCAAGCCCGAGCTTTTTAAAGGTACGGGTGATAGAAAAGAAATAG
- a CDS encoding ABC transporter ATP-binding protein has translation MTDNSFLQAANVSMRYPGVHAAGVNNVDLHIKPHAITAIVGASGSGKTTLLRLLYGLISPDSGLITFKRERIWGPEEKLIPGHDGMKMVTQHTDDLNLFAKVADNVSILLPSTNLKAKKEKTEKVLQQLNMLHLAGKRIADLSGGEKQRVAIARALVTQPEVLFLDEPFNQVDTSFRDGLQRDIRQVVKETGITVVMVSHDPAEVLSMADVLVVMKDGEIIESGTPQELYRHPGSLYTAKLLGNCNVLTAEEAKLLHISAEKQTVVIYPDELTLTNSWSHRDWIVKEILFKGFYEELLLGRDGVAIHAYNIKKGTHHIGEKLHVKANRWLEY, from the coding sequence ATGACTGATAATTCATTTTTGCAGGCCGCAAACGTAAGTATGCGTTATCCCGGCGTACATGCTGCGGGTGTAAACAATGTGGACCTGCATATAAAGCCTCATGCCATTACCGCCATTGTAGGCGCGAGCGGTAGCGGCAAAACAACCTTGCTGCGATTGCTTTATGGCTTGATTTCGCCTGATTCGGGGCTGATCACCTTTAAACGCGAACGTATTTGGGGCCCGGAGGAAAAGCTGATCCCTGGCCATGACGGTATGAAGATGGTAACTCAGCATACCGATGACCTGAACCTGTTTGCCAAGGTGGCCGATAACGTTTCCATCCTGTTACCCAGCACCAACCTGAAGGCGAAAAAGGAAAAGACCGAGAAAGTACTACAGCAGCTCAATATGCTGCATCTTGCCGGTAAGCGTATAGCCGACCTGAGCGGCGGCGAAAAGCAGCGTGTAGCCATAGCCCGCGCGCTGGTTACGCAGCCTGAAGTGTTATTTCTGGATGAACCCTTTAACCAGGTAGATACTTCCTTTCGGGATGGTTTGCAGCGCGACATCAGGCAGGTGGTAAAGGAAACCGGAATCACCGTTGTAATGGTATCGCACGACCCGGCAGAGGTACTCTCGATGGCTGACGTGCTGGTGGTGATGAAGGATGGCGAGATTATCGAATCCGGCACTCCGCAGGAGTTATACCGGCATCCGGGTAGCCTGTATACCGCCAAGCTTTTAGGCAATTGCAACGTACTTACCGCTGAGGAAGCAAAGCTGCTCCATATATCCGCAGAAAAACAAACCGTAGTTATTTACCCCGATGAGTTGACGTTGACCAATAGCTGGAGCCACCGCGACTGGATAGTAAAGGAAATACTGTTTAAAGGCTTTTACGAAGAACTCTTACTGGGGCGCGATGGCGTGGCTATCCATGCTTATAACATTAAAAAAGGAACCCACCATATAGGCGAAAAGCTACATGTAAAAGCAAACAGGTGGCTTGAATATTAA
- a CDS encoding outer membrane beta-barrel protein, producing MKRLIFTLIAAGFTTALFAQNNADSVFTTTTTITTTTTAKGTVTDTVIRKKRKLKFSFSTENRDTVYKEASKHPGWSFTPTFSRVDIGFATLVDNGSFTLSPENEFLRYRSWKSSNFGFDLLELGYRFNSSFKIYASAGFDWTRFRLRENVTPLRFQDQLTYSVDDIDYDKNVFSSTYLRLPLSFYWRSKNDNAGHRFHIVAGPIFGLLIDGHVRQKSLENGDQHFRAGFNLAKVRYGGFLRAGYGGIGFFAKYYANDMFEDSPAQKGLKNFSFGATVGF from the coding sequence ATGAAACGCCTGATTTTTACCCTAATAGCCGCCGGCTTTACTACGGCCCTGTTCGCCCAAAATAATGCCGACAGCGTATTTACCACTACTACTACTATAACTACTACCACCACCGCCAAAGGTACGGTTACCGATACCGTGATCCGTAAAAAACGCAAGCTGAAATTCAGCTTCAGTACTGAAAACCGCGATACGGTGTACAAAGAAGCGTCCAAACATCCGGGATGGTCGTTCACGCCTACATTTTCACGGGTTGATATCGGTTTCGCTACGTTGGTTGATAACGGCAGCTTTACCCTGTCGCCCGAGAATGAGTTTTTGCGCTACCGCTCATGGAAGAGCAGCAACTTTGGTTTCGACCTGCTGGAGTTGGGCTACCGCTTTAACAGCTCGTTTAAAATATACGCCTCAGCCGGTTTCGACTGGACACGCTTCCGCCTGCGTGAAAACGTTACCCCGCTGCGTTTCCAGGATCAGTTAACGTATAGCGTTGATGATATTGACTATGATAAAAATGTATTTTCATCAACCTACCTGCGCTTACCGCTATCGTTTTACTGGCGAAGCAAAAATGATAATGCAGGTCATCGTTTCCATATTGTGGCAGGCCCCATATTCGGTTTGCTGATAGATGGCCACGTACGCCAAAAAAGCCTGGAGAACGGTGATCAGCACTTCAGGGCAGGCTTTAACCTGGCCAAGGTAAGATACGGTGGCTTTTTACGCGCGGGCTACGGCGGCATAGGTTTCTTTGCCAAGTATTATGCTAACGATATGTTTGAGGATAGTCCGGCACAAAAAGGCTTAAAAAACTTCTCGTTCGGCGCTACCGTTGGTTTCTAA
- a CDS encoding sigma-70 family RNA polymerase sigma factor, producing MFLEPTFTIDDVIQRCQTGDRKACEMLYKQYASKMLAVCMRYAVDRMEAEDMLQNGFIKVFKNLVNYRGEGSFEGWIRRIMVHSSIEYYRKHHKMMQVVDITEHGHEQSVNPAAVANLDARDLMGMVQQLAPGYRMVFNLYAIEGYTHKEIAEIVGITEGASKSQLSRARTILKELIAKSDGKRYEYAG from the coding sequence ATGTTTTTGGAGCCAACCTTTACAATTGATGATGTGATACAGCGATGCCAAACGGGCGACCGTAAAGCGTGCGAAATGCTGTATAAGCAGTATGCTTCAAAAATGCTGGCGGTTTGTATGCGCTACGCGGTGGACAGGATGGAAGCCGAAGATATGTTGCAGAATGGTTTTATCAAGGTATTTAAAAACCTGGTAAACTACCGCGGCGAAGGATCATTTGAGGGTTGGATACGGCGCATCATGGTGCACAGTTCTATCGAATACTACCGCAAGCATCACAAAATGATGCAGGTGGTTGATATCACCGAGCATGGGCACGAACAATCGGTTAACCCCGCAGCCGTGGCTAACCTTGACGCGAGGGACCTGATGGGTATGGTACAGCAACTGGCTCCGGGTTACCGTATGGTTTTTAACCTGTACGCTATTGAGGGTTATACCCACAAGGAGATAGCCGAAATTGTGGGTATAACTGAAGGGGCATCAAAATCGCAGCTATCAAGGGCGCGCACTATTTTAAAGGAATTAATTGCTAAAAGCGATGGAAAAAGGTATGAATATGCAGGATAA
- the hemJ gene encoding protoporphyrinogen oxidase HemJ — protein sequence MYEYIKAIHIIFVVCWMAGLFYIVRLFIYHTEAQQRPEPDRRILSEQFEIMERKLWYIIAVPSMVLTVLAGISMLVMVPAWLHQGWMHIKLTFVIGLIAYHHICQSKMKQMRKGIFKWTSTQLRIWNELATIFLFAIVFLVVLKNSLNWIFGVIGIIVFSMIIMSAVKIYKYFREKK from the coding sequence ATGTACGAATACATTAAAGCCATACACATCATATTTGTAGTCTGCTGGATGGCGGGGCTGTTTTACATTGTGCGCCTGTTTATTTACCATACTGAGGCGCAGCAAAGACCCGAGCCGGATCGCCGTATCCTGTCGGAGCAGTTCGAGATTATGGAGCGGAAGCTGTGGTATATTATTGCCGTGCCATCTATGGTGCTTACCGTGCTGGCCGGTATAAGTATGCTGGTAATGGTACCTGCCTGGCTGCATCAGGGCTGGATGCATATTAAGCTCACCTTTGTTATAGGACTGATCGCTTACCACCACATCTGCCAGAGCAAAATGAAACAGATGCGCAAAGGCATCTTTAAATGGACATCAACACAGTTACGCATCTGGAACGAACTGGCCACCATATTTCTGTTCGCCATTGTGTTTTTGGTGGTACTCAAAAACTCGCTGAACTGGATCTTCGGCGTAATCGGCATTATCGTTTTCTCGATGATCATCATGTCTGCCGTGAAGATCTATAAGTACTTCCGCGAGAAAAAATAA
- the hemE gene encoding uroporphyrinogen decarboxylase: MKDSLFIKAAFSEKTERPPVWMMRQAGRFMKEYWDIKNKYSFLEMCKTPEIAADVTMLPVDLLGIDAAILFSDILVTGEAMGGDLSFTQGVGPKFANPVRTAADIDALETDVNHRLQYVADAIKVIQQRLDGKIPLIGFAGAPFTVMSYLVEGGSSKDFKLTKLLIHNQPELAHRLLAKIATVTADYLNLQIAAGVNAVQIFDSWAQALSWDDYTEFSHRYITEIISKLNRKDIPVISFCKGSSVFAPLMSEAKPDVISIDWNVDLKDIKQRLPQGIAVQGNLDPHILYADKKVIKERIHRLFERMRGEDGFIFNLGHGIMPDIPFDNVKYAVEVIKEFRY; encoded by the coding sequence ATGAAAGATTCGTTATTTATAAAGGCAGCTTTTTCCGAAAAAACAGAGCGCCCACCCGTATGGATGATGCGCCAGGCAGGCCGCTTTATGAAAGAGTATTGGGACATAAAGAATAAATACTCGTTTTTAGAGATGTGCAAAACGCCGGAGATCGCCGCTGATGTTACCATGTTGCCGGTTGATCTGTTGGGTATTGATGCCGCTATTCTGTTCTCGGATATACTGGTAACCGGCGAAGCTATGGGTGGCGATTTGAGCTTTACCCAGGGCGTAGGCCCAAAGTTTGCAAACCCGGTACGTACCGCTGCCGATATTGACGCATTGGAGACTGATGTTAACCACCGTCTGCAATACGTTGCCGATGCCATTAAGGTGATACAGCAGCGTTTAGATGGTAAAATACCGCTGATCGGTTTTGCTGGTGCGCCGTTCACGGTAATGAGTTATTTGGTTGAGGGCGGATCGTCAAAAGATTTTAAGCTGACCAAACTGTTAATCCACAACCAGCCGGAGCTGGCTCATCGCCTGTTAGCAAAAATTGCTACCGTAACCGCCGATTATCTTAACCTGCAAATCGCTGCCGGTGTAAACGCCGTGCAGATATTTGACAGTTGGGCGCAGGCGCTATCATGGGATGATTATACCGAATTTTCGCACCGCTACATCACCGAGATCATTAGCAAATTGAACCGTAAGGATATCCCGGTAATATCGTTCTGCAAAGGTAGTTCGGTTTTCGCGCCGTTGATGTCTGAAGCTAAGCCAGACGTGATCTCTATCGACTGGAATGTTGACCTGAAGGATATAAAACAACGTTTACCGCAAGGCATCGCTGTACAAGGTAATCTTGACCCGCATATTTTATATGCTGATAAAAAAGTGATCAAGGAACGGATACACCGCCTCTTCGAGCGTATGCGCGGCGAAGATGGTTTTATATTCAACCTCGGCCATGGTATTATGCCCGATATTCCGTTTGATAACGTGAAGTATGCGGTTGAGGTGATAAAGGAGTTTCGCTATTAG
- a CDS encoding tetratricopeptide repeat protein — protein sequence MFTNKARIIVTLLFLALAVVFAYYQTYQLTAVAVMLAGLVVWGYFKEGTVILAAKQFHHKEFDKAEKLLLQIHNPNYLGKKRRGFYEFIFGSISLQKRDYEEAEKHFEIAAQYPLRTVNDHVAALVHVATISYRNGNYEKATAFLGLAEKHRDNITAKMREVLNTLKQELNNKKK from the coding sequence ATGTTCACTAACAAAGCGCGTATTATAGTAACGCTTTTGTTTTTGGCTTTGGCCGTTGTGTTCGCATATTATCAAACCTATCAGCTCACCGCGGTTGCGGTAATGCTGGCAGGTTTGGTAGTGTGGGGATATTTTAAGGAAGGCACCGTTATTTTAGCCGCCAAGCAATTTCACCATAAGGAGTTTGATAAGGCCGAAAAGCTGCTGCTTCAAATTCATAACCCTAATTATTTGGGTAAAAAGCGGCGCGGGTTTTATGAATTTATATTTGGTAGCATCAGCCTGCAAAAGCGGGATTATGAGGAAGCCGAAAAGCATTTTGAAATAGCCGCCCAATATCCGCTGCGTACGGTTAACGATCATGTGGCGGCGCTGGTACATGTAGCCACCATAAGTTATCGCAACGGTAATTATGAAAAAGCCACCGCCTTTTTAGGCCTGGCCGAAAAGCATCGTGACAACATAACCGCCAAAATGCGCGAGGTGTTGAACACATTAAAACAAGAGTTAAACAACAAAAAGAAATAG
- a CDS encoding response regulator transcription factor gives MQHKKRILLAEDEEHLLEAIKLNLELEGYKVSTAKNGKKALQLFKEERFNLIILDVMMPEIDGFVVAETIRLENSEVPIMFLTAKNTNEDKISGLKKGADDYLTKPFNLEELILRVNNLVKRSLKGEDLKEFNSYKIGDKTIHFNSFELVNEDGSITALTKKETMLLKLLIERRNEAVSREQILETVWNYDVYPSTRTIDNFILTFRKYFEPDPKNPVYFHSIRGVGYKFTEDHH, from the coding sequence ATGCAACACAAAAAACGTATATTATTAGCAGAGGACGAAGAACACCTGCTGGAAGCTATAAAACTTAACCTTGAGCTTGAGGGCTACAAGGTATCAACCGCCAAAAACGGAAAAAAAGCGCTGCAACTGTTTAAAGAGGAGCGCTTCAACCTGATTATACTGGATGTAATGATGCCCGAAATTGACGGCTTTGTGGTTGCCGAAACCATCAGGCTGGAGAACAGCGAGGTACCGATCATGTTCCTGACCGCTAAAAACACCAATGAGGACAAGATATCAGGCCTAAAAAAAGGCGCTGATGATTACCTGACCAAGCCTTTCAATCTGGAAGAGTTGATACTACGTGTTAATAACCTGGTAAAACGCAGCCTGAAAGGTGAGGACCTGAAAGAATTTAACAGTTATAAGATTGGCGATAAAACCATCCACTTTAACTCGTTTGAGCTGGTTAACGAGGATGGCTCTATCACTGCTCTTACTAAAAAGGAAACCATGCTGCTTAAGCTGCTGATAGAGCGCCGCAATGAGGCGGTATCGCGCGAGCAGATATTGGAGACTGTATGGAATTATGATGTATATCCGTCAACCCGTACAATTGATAACTTTATACTCACCTTCCGTAAATATTTTGAACCTGATCCTAAAAATCCGGTGTATTTTCACTCGATACGTGGGGTAGGTTATAAGTTTACCGAAGATCATCACTAA